One genomic region from Aliarcobacter cryaerophilus ATCC 43158 encodes:
- a CDS encoding SDR family NAD(P)-dependent oxidoreductase has translation MKKVLVTGATGNIGEEIVKEYAKNGFFVYIHYNSNHQKAQNLLKEINNNGELISFDIKDKNSIRNALENLDVDVLINNAGIIKDNLFFFMSDDEWEDVINTNLNGNFYITKIISKNMMMNKKGSIVNIASISGVSGNAGQANYSASKGAIIALTKTLCIELGRYNIRVNALAPAIIESEMTKDIPNLKEMKKAIPLGRFGKASEVAKCAYFVGVDATYISGEVLNISGGMIR, from the coding sequence ATGAAAAAAGTATTAGTTACAGGTGCTACTGGAAATATTGGCGAAGAGATTGTAAAAGAGTATGCAAAAAATGGTTTTTTTGTATATATTCATTACAATAGTAACCACCAAAAAGCTCAAAATTTACTAAAAGAGATAAATAACAACGGTGAGCTTATATCTTTTGATATTAAAGATAAAAACTCGATTAGAAATGCTTTAGAAAATCTTGATGTTGATGTTTTAATAAATAATGCTGGAATAATAAAAGATAATCTTTTTTTCTTTATGAGTGATGATGAGTGGGAAGATGTAATAAATACAAATCTAAATGGAAATTTTTATATTACAAAAATAATATCAAAAAATATGATGATGAATAAAAAAGGAAGTATTGTAAATATTGCATCTATTTCAGGAGTTAGTGGAAATGCTGGTCAAGCAAATTATAGTGCAAGTAAAGGTGCAATTATAGCTCTAACAAAAACGCTATGTATTGAGCTTGGTCGTTATAATATTAGAGTAAATGCTCTTGCACCTGCAATCATAGAATCAGAAATGACAAAAGATATACCAAACCTAAAAGAGATGAAAAAAGCAATTCCTCTAGGACGATTTGGAAAAGCTAGTGAAGTAGCAAAGTGTGCCTATTTTGTAGGAGTTGATGCAACTTATATTAGTGGCGAAGTTTTAAATATTAGTGGTGGTATGATTAGATAA
- a CDS encoding phosphopantetheine-binding protein, whose protein sequence is MGISIDNFKQVLIDGLKLEDITVDDIDNNSALFGEEGIGLDSVDSIELVLIIEKEYGVKISNSVDYKTIFSSVQNLLNYINENLK, encoded by the coding sequence ATGGGAATTTCAATAGATAATTTTAAGCAAGTGTTAATTGATGGTTTAAAGCTAGAAGATATAACAGTTGACGATATAGATAATAATTCGGCTTTGTTTGGAGAAGAGGGGATTGGTTTAGACTCGGTTGATTCAATAGAGTTAGTTTTAATTATTGAAAAAGAGTATGGAGTAAAAATTAGTAATAGTGTTGATTATAAGACTATTTTTTCATCAGTTCAAAATTTATTAAACTATATAAATGAAAATTTAAAATAA
- a CDS encoding lysophospholipid acyltransferase family protein, protein MSTIQRGSGWSIKLVFTLYKFLGYKFTYYLMYPVTFFYFIFANNVYKSLKIYYEKLNIPFTKKIYYNHLFMFAMCMVDRFISKYDCASYTYNYENKDFIKERVDNGSILLLSHFGGWSSSTCNTLSNNIINVVMKEVILNSIKQIENSINNPLKNVRVIDQSLNPIEVSIKIANAISNKECVAFMADRAVDPRFTQKVEFLGELASFNTNPFKVAYKTKAPLTLFFIVHKGLQNYYVHSKEIKMDFSLDENSAVTNSLKEYVKNFEEIVKKHPNQWFNLYNFWER, encoded by the coding sequence ATGTCTACTATTCAAAGAGGAAGCGGATGGAGTATAAAGTTAGTTTTTACTCTTTATAAATTTCTTGGTTATAAATTTACATACTACTTAATGTATCCTGTTACTTTTTTCTATTTTATTTTTGCAAATAATGTTTATAAATCTTTAAAAATATATTATGAAAAATTAAATATTCCATTTACAAAAAAAATTTACTACAATCACCTTTTTATGTTTGCTATGTGCATGGTAGATAGATTTATCTCAAAATATGATTGTGCTTCTTATACTTATAATTATGAAAATAAAGATTTTATAAAAGAAAGAGTTGATAATGGCTCTATTTTACTTCTTTCTCACTTTGGAGGATGGTCATCTTCTACTTGTAATACATTAAGTAATAATATTATTAATGTTGTAATGAAAGAGGTTATTTTAAATAGTATTAAGCAAATTGAAAATTCTATTAATAATCCTTTAAAAAATGTTAGAGTAATTGATCAATCCTTAAATCCAATAGAGGTCTCTATAAAAATAGCAAATGCAATTTCTAATAAAGAGTGTGTAGCATTTATGGCAGATAGAGCAGTAGATCCAAGATTTACACAAAAAGTAGAGTTTTTAGGAGAATTAGCATCTTTTAATACAAATCCATTTAAAGTTGCATATAAAACAAAAGCTCCTTTAACTTTATTTTTTATAGTACATAAAGGTTTACAAAACTACTATGTTCATAGTAAAGAGATAAAAATGGATTTTTCATTAGATGAAAATAGTGCTGTTACAAACTCTTTAAAAGAGTATGTAAAGAATTTTGAAGAGATTGTGAAAAAACATCCAAATCAGTGGTTTAATTTATATAATTTTTGGGAAAGGTAA
- a CDS encoding HAL/PAL/TAL family ammonia-lyase: MIIDERYITLSEIINSDKIEISNDNNFVNHINETHNFLINEIKDGKPIYGITTGYGASGKNYVSYEDSKILQTNLFRFHGCGVGKKLSYKVCKYAVIARTISLSKAKSGVSIELLKRLEMLIQKDIIPVIPSQGSVGASGDLTPLSYVASVVAGEREVYYKGEIKDVMEVYKELNIKPYTFKPKEALAIMNGTTIMSAIALDAIEEFETILDSMESFVAGMFEVLLGDDTPVADFVHLSKPFSGQIQSAKNIQRKIEGSKLTHGRDDRYDKFFADNDLNIQDNYSMRCAPQVLGVIRDNLEISKNWVEQEINSVNDNPLIDGVNKKIYTSGNFYGGYVAHAMDTLKICAGNLADLLDKEFALLIDHKFNRGLGENLKLSTEPFYHGFKAMQITLSSLSADVMKNTTAASIFSRPTESLNQDKVSMGTTAANDFSKMIPDLYNMLSIAFIGMAQAVDIRGKDLVSPHLTNIYENIRKDAKPLYEDRRMDFDIEKIYTLIEMKKFI; the protein is encoded by the coding sequence TTGATAATAGATGAAAGATATATAACTCTAAGTGAGATTATAAATAGTGATAAAATAGAGATTTCAAATGATAATAATTTTGTAAATCATATAAATGAAACTCATAATTTCTTAATAAATGAGATAAAAGATGGGAAGCCAATATATGGTATTACAACAGGATATGGAGCTAGTGGGAAAAACTATGTAAGTTATGAAGATAGTAAGATTTTACAAACAAATCTTTTTAGATTTCATGGATGTGGAGTCGGTAAAAAACTATCTTATAAAGTTTGCAAATATGCTGTAATTGCTAGAACTATCTCTTTAAGTAAAGCAAAATCTGGGGTTAGTATAGAACTTCTTAAAAGACTTGAGATGTTGATACAAAAAGATATTATTCCTGTTATTCCATCTCAAGGTTCAGTAGGAGCTAGTGGAGATTTAACGCCACTTTCATATGTTGCTAGTGTTGTTGCAGGGGAGAGAGAAGTTTATTATAAAGGTGAGATAAAAGATGTAATGGAAGTTTATAAAGAACTAAACATTAAACCTTATACTTTTAAACCAAAAGAAGCACTTGCAATCATGAATGGAACAACAATAATGAGCGCAATCGCCCTAGATGCTATTGAAGAGTTTGAAACAATTTTAGACTCTATGGAATCATTTGTTGCAGGAATGTTTGAAGTTTTATTGGGAGATGACACACCAGTTGCTGATTTTGTACACCTTTCAAAACCTTTTAGCGGACAAATACAAAGTGCAAAAAATATACAAAGAAAAATAGAAGGCTCAAAATTAACTCATGGAAGAGATGATAGATATGATAAATTTTTTGCTGATAATGACTTAAATATTCAAGATAACTACTCAATGAGATGTGCTCCGCAGGTTTTAGGAGTAATTAGAGACAATCTTGAAATTTCTAAAAATTGGGTAGAGCAAGAGATAAACTCTGTAAATGACAATCCTTTAATTGATGGAGTAAATAAAAAAATATATACTTCTGGAAACTTCTATGGTGGTTATGTTGCTCATGCTATGGATACACTAAAAATTTGTGCTGGAAATTTAGCTGATTTACTAGATAAAGAGTTTGCACTTTTAATTGATCATAAATTCAATCGAGGTTTAGGTGAAAATTTAAAACTATCAACTGAGCCTTTTTATCATGGTTTTAAAGCTATGCAAATAACTCTTAGTTCGCTTAGTGCTGATGTTATGAAAAATACAACTGCTGCTTCAATATTTTCAAGACCAACAGAATCTCTAAACCAAGATAAAGTTTCTATGGGGACAACAGCTGCAAATGATTTTTCTAAAATGATTCCTGATTTATATAATATGCTTTCTATAGCTTTTATAGGAATGGCACAAGCTGTTGATATAAGAGGAAAAGATTTGGTTTCACCTCATCTTACAAATATTTATGAAAATATTAGAAAAGATGCAAAACCTTTATATGAAGATAGAAGAATGGATTTTGATATTGAAAAAATTTACACTCTAATTGAAATGAAAAAGTTTATATAA
- a CDS encoding phosphopantetheine-binding protein codes for MSDLKYELKKLIIEECEKDCKIEDIKDDEPLFGPDSVLELDSMDALQISMAIHKKYGLKTTDSKELRKIMESINTMEEYLRNNA; via the coding sequence ATGTCTGATTTAAAATATGAACTAAAAAAATTAATAATAGAAGAGTGTGAAAAAGATTGTAAAATCGAAGATATAAAAGATGATGAACCACTTTTTGGACCTGATTCTGTTTTAGAACTAGATTCTATGGATGCTTTACAAATATCTATGGCAATTCATAAAAAATATGGTTTAAAAACAACAGATAGTAAGGAACTGCGAAAAATAATGGAATCGATAAACACTATGGAAGAGTATTTAAGAAATAATGCATAA
- a CDS encoding AMP-binding protein, translated as MHLIIYNDDKTISKYKISKELFFDKNLQNCVSYIASSNKEQNALKIFKSYFSDAKSILFDDSNKILQTELEDLNIPKFSDIKNETKDSENIFKEHNFSFLYYTSGSTGFPTAALKTKENISSEIEDLTALLSSYTTKKVIVTVPFIHIYGSLFGLFYPLHNNIDIILKEHFLPNDLLDLIEDYSLVITTPLYIKALNKTGSKKDLSKAIFISSTAPLLSEDAKEFKEKFNSTIIQIFGSTETGGIAYKYSDEELWTPLKSVKISTNEDKKLKVNSPYVSNIIYEKEFKQTNYEIQTFDYIEVYNDKFKLIGRSSQILKIAGKRYSTVQIENILEKEENISKALVLVSSNNSSLRGEILDITLETQKEFTTKDIQNILKKELSNLKFSINLKLVDKIKTSSTGKKLAIQ; from the coding sequence GTGCATCTAATAATCTATAATGATGATAAAACAATTAGCAAATATAAAATATCAAAAGAGCTATTTTTTGATAAAAACTTGCAAAATTGTGTTTCATATATAGCAAGTTCAAATAAAGAACAAAATGCACTAAAAATTTTTAAATCATACTTTAGTGATGCAAAATCAATACTATTTGATGATTCAAATAAGATTTTACAAACTGAGTTGGAAGATTTAAATATTCCAAAATTTTCAGATATTAAAAATGAAACTAAAGATTCAGAAAATATTTTTAAAGAACATAACTTCTCTTTTTTATATTACACTTCAGGAAGTACAGGATTTCCAACAGCTGCACTAAAAACAAAAGAGAATATTAGTAGTGAAATAGAAGATTTAACAGCTCTTTTAAGTAGCTATACTACCAAAAAAGTTATTGTTACTGTTCCATTTATACATATTTACGGCTCTTTATTTGGACTTTTTTATCCACTACATAACAATATTGATATTATTTTAAAAGAGCATTTTTTACCAAATGATTTATTAGATTTAATTGAAGATTACTCTTTGGTAATTACAACTCCACTATATATTAAAGCTTTAAATAAAACGGGCTCAAAAAAAGATTTAAGCAAAGCTATTTTTATAAGCTCAACAGCTCCACTATTAAGTGAAGATGCAAAGGAGTTTAAAGAGAAATTTAATTCAACTATTATTCAAATATTTGGTTCAACTGAAACTGGTGGAATTGCTTATAAATACAGTGATGAAGAGTTATGGACACCACTAAAAAGTGTGAAAATTTCTACAAATGAAGATAAAAAATTAAAAGTAAACTCTCCTTATGTATCAAATATAATATATGAAAAAGAGTTCAAACAAACAAATTATGAGATACAAACTTTTGATTACATAGAGGTTTATAATGATAAATTTAAACTTATTGGAAGAAGTTCTCAAATATTAAAAATTGCAGGTAAAAGATACTCTACAGTTCAAATAGAAAATATCCTAGAAAAAGAAGAAAATATATCTAAAGCATTAGTTTTAGTAAGTAGTAATAATAGCTCACTAAGAGGTGAAATTTTAGATATTACTTTGGAAACACAAAAAGAGTTTACAACAAAAGATATTCAAAATATTTTGAAAAAAGAGCTTTCAAATCTAAAGTTTTCTATAAATCTAAAACTAGTTGATAAAATAAAAACATCATCAACTGGTAAAAAACTGGCTATTCAATAA
- a CDS encoding ABC transporter ATP-binding protein: MSIIIKNLNKTYKDTKILENLNLEIKSGSIFGLLGPNGAGKTTLVSILNSLIKKDSGEVFIYDYNLDTELNKIKAISSFVPQTYAFYPNLTAYENLEFFGSLYGLKQKILKDKIEIAINACALEKYVDKRALNFSGGVKRRLNIAIGLLNSPKILYLDEPTVGIDPHSRRYILEIIKDINKNSSTTIFYTSHYMDEIEFLCEEVAILENKNIVLKDSIKNLKQNNNLTLEELFLDITKKSLRD, translated from the coding sequence ATGTCAATTATTATAAAAAATTTAAATAAAACATATAAAGATACAAAAATTTTAGAAAATCTAAATTTAGAGATAAAAAGTGGCTCTATTTTTGGACTTTTAGGACCAAACGGAGCTGGAAAAACAACTTTAGTATCTATTTTAAATAGTTTGATAAAAAAGGATAGCGGAGAAGTTTTTATTTATGATTATAATTTAGACACTGAATTAAATAAAATAAAAGCTATATCATCTTTTGTTCCACAAACCTATGCTTTTTATCCAAATTTAACAGCATATGAAAACTTAGAGTTTTTTGGTTCTTTATATGGATTAAAACAAAAGATATTAAAAGATAAAATAGAAATTGCTATAAATGCTTGTGCATTGGAAAAATATGTAGATAAAAGAGCTTTAAATTTTAGTGGTGGTGTAAAAAGAAGACTAAATATTGCTATTGGTCTTTTAAATTCGCCAAAAATTTTGTATCTTGATGAACCAACAGTTGGAATTGACCCACATTCAAGAAGATATATTTTGGAGATAATAAAAGATATAAATAAAAATAGTAGTACAACTATTTTTTATACTTCACATTATATGGATGAAATTGAATTTTTATGTGAAGAAGTAGCTATTTTAGAAAATAAAAATATAGTTTTAAAAGATAGTATAAAAAATTTAAAACAAAATAACAATTTAACTCTTGAAGAGTTATTTTTAGATATCACAAAAAAGAGTTTAAGAGATTGA
- a CDS encoding beta-ketoacyl synthase N-terminal-like domain-containing protein, whose protein sequence is MHKVFITGSSIICALGNNKKESINKLKNINNKNYKEYLKDNFEDINYYKIKQNFKTQKEKFFSILEKTILDSINDAKLSKEDREKLHIYLSSTSMNISLIEESFSTKNSIHAINFEEISNFVENIISSKYPCVFIQTACTSSANAIIKASNEIKDEDIQKAIIIGFEFFNQSTYKGFESLMLLSSSGEYKPFDKNSDGLILGEACSCVILENTKKADDDFEIVSYSNSFDNYSITSSNPDAVATFNCLNQALKNANLEISDVTCLKAHATGSENSNLSEVNAINNLFKHHKNSCDVVVLKPYIGHTLGSCGTNEIILLCESIKNGTLPKTINFKNGYENIDFKPLLEDKIVNSATILFHFVGFGGSNASLILSNKRS, encoded by the coding sequence ATGCATAAAGTTTTCATTACTGGCTCTTCAATAATTTGTGCTTTGGGAAATAATAAAAAAGAGTCTATAAATAAACTTAAAAATATTAATAATAAAAACTATAAAGAGTACCTAAAAGATAACTTTGAAGATATAAATTATTATAAAATAAAACAAAATTTTAAAACTCAAAAAGAGAAATTTTTCTCTATTTTAGAAAAAACTATTTTAGATTCTATTAATGATGCAAAACTATCAAAAGAAGATAGAGAAAAATTACATATTTATTTAAGTTCAACATCTATGAATATATCTTTAATAGAAGAGAGTTTTTCAACAAAAAATAGTATTCACGCTATTAATTTTGAAGAGATTTCAAACTTTGTAGAGAATATTATCTCTTCAAAATATCCTTGTGTATTTATTCAAACAGCTTGTACATCTAGTGCAAATGCAATTATTAAAGCTAGCAATGAGATAAAAGATGAAGATATCCAAAAAGCTATAATAATTGGTTTTGAATTTTTTAATCAATCAACATACAAGGGATTTGAATCTTTAATGCTACTTAGTTCTAGCGGTGAATATAAGCCATTTGATAAAAATAGTGATGGTTTGATTCTAGGTGAAGCTTGTAGCTGTGTAATCTTAGAGAATACTAAAAAAGCAGATGATGATTTTGAAATAGTTTCATATTCAAATAGCTTTGATAATTACTCAATCACTAGTTCAAATCCAGATGCAGTAGCTACTTTTAATTGCCTAAATCAAGCTTTAAAAAATGCTAATTTAGAAATTAGTGATGTAACTTGTCTAAAAGCTCATGCAACAGGAAGTGAAAATTCAAATCTTTCAGAAGTAAATGCAATAAACAATCTATTTAAGCATCATAAAAATAGTTGTGACGTGGTAGTTTTAAAACCATATATTGGTCATACTTTGGGTTCTTGTGGTACAAATGAAATAATTCTTTTATGTGAAAGTATAAAAAATGGAACTTTGCCAAAAACAATAAATTTTAAAAATGGATATGAAAATATAGATTTCAAACCTCTTTTAGAAGATAAAATTGTAAATAGTGCCACTATTTTATTTCATTTTGTTGGATTTGGTGGAAGTAATGCTTCACTTATTTTATCAAACAAAAGGTCTTAA
- a CDS encoding ABC transporter permease has translation MFYYILKKEFKLIFRDIHALLVLFLMPSIFILIMSLALKNTYSQNIESKLKVAIISHNSKDVDILIEQLNKNPYFEAKIENSISNKDLIYELKYDFIIKIDADFKNQINKNSKDFFIEIFSKPNIKYEFYTILKNEIVKNISKSITKDFFINSQIDAKNLDNLDNLISNKYIFKNEKDSSIINSVQQSVPAWLIFSMFFILIPISNTFINEKNFGTIQRIKSINIPLYTLLLGKILPYFIINQIQLIFMILIGIYLVPLFGGDSLKIEGSYFLIILISFAISFAAISFALLIANISKTTEEATSIGGVINIIFAAIAGIMVPKFVMPQFMQDLSLFSPMSWGLESFIEILVNNGNFDDIKSYLLYLIIFGTICLIFANFILNRGKN, from the coding sequence ATGTTTTACTATATTTTAAAAAAAGAGTTTAAATTAATTTTTAGAGATATTCATGCTTTGTTAGTTCTATTTTTGATGCCATCAATATTTATATTAATTATGTCTTTAGCTCTTAAAAATACATATTCACAAAATATTGAATCAAAATTAAAAGTTGCAATTATTAGCCACAATAGCAAAGATGTCGATATTTTAATAGAACAATTAAATAAAAATCCTTACTTTGAAGCTAAAATAGAAAATAGCATTTCAAATAAAGATTTAATTTATGAATTAAAATATGACTTTATTATTAAAATTGATGCAGATTTTAAAAATCAGATAAATAAAAACAGTAAAGATTTTTTTATAGAAATATTTAGCAAACCAAATATAAAATATGAGTTTTACACAATTTTAAAAAATGAGATAGTTAAAAATATTTCAAAATCAATAACAAAAGATTTTTTTATAAATTCACAAATTGATGCAAAAAATCTTGATAATCTTGATAATTTAATATCAAATAAATATATCTTTAAAAATGAAAAAGATAGCTCAATCATAAATTCAGTACAGCAAAGTGTTCCAGCTTGGCTAATTTTTTCTATGTTTTTTATACTTATTCCAATTTCAAATACATTTATAAATGAAAAAAATTTTGGAACAATTCAAAGAATAAAAAGTATAAATATTCCACTTTATACTCTACTTTTAGGGAAAATTTTACCCTACTTTATAATCAACCAAATACAGCTAATTTTTATGATTTTAATTGGAATTTATCTTGTTCCTTTATTTGGTGGTGACTCTTTAAAAATAGAAGGAAGCTATTTTTTAATTATTTTAATATCTTTTGCTATATCTTTTGCAGCTATTAGTTTTGCACTTTTAATTGCAAATATTAGTAAAACAACTGAAGAAGCTACATCAATTGGTGGAGTTATAAATATTATTTTTGCAGCAATTGCTGGAATAATGGTTCCTAAATTTGTTATGCCACAATTTATGCAAGATTTGAGTCTATTTTCTCCAATGTCTTGGGGGCTTGAAAGTTTCATAGAAATTTTAGTTAATAATGGTAACTTTGATGATATAAAATCATATTTGTTATACTTAATAATTTTTGGTACAATATGCCTCATTTTTGCAAATTTTATACTAAATAGAGGGAAAAACTAA
- a CDS encoding glycosyltransferase family 2 protein, which yields MKYKDIIVIVPTLNNDLTIQNVVDDILSFGYKVIVIDDGYTNPVSNFLKQHDSVTIIRHEKNRGKGEAILSGAKKAKELGYEYFASLDGDGQHMASEIKKLQNTISKNNQIIIGARNFDIANVPNGSKFGRWFSNFWACWDTGYKITDSLSGFRIYPVSILNLPYKTSKFDWEMEVLVRHAWAGNEIVETVIECYYPKAEERVSHFRKFEDTMAIVWVHVQMLPIKWTNMFLNLFRRKNK from the coding sequence ATGAAATATAAAGATATTATAGTTATTGTCCCTACTTTAAACAATGATTTAACAATTCAAAATGTTGTGGATGATATTTTATCTTTTGGATATAAAGTTATTGTAATTGATGATGGGTACACAAATCCTGTATCAAATTTTTTAAAACAACATGATAGTGTGACTATAATTAGACATGAAAAAAATAGAGGCAAGGGTGAAGCTATATTAAGTGGAGCTAAAAAAGCAAAAGAGCTAGGTTATGAATATTTTGCTAGTTTAGATGGTGATGGACAACACATGGCAAGTGAAATAAAAAAGCTTCAAAATACAATTTCAAAAAATAATCAAATAATTATTGGGGCTAGAAATTTCGACATAGCAAATGTTCCAAATGGCTCAAAATTTGGAAGATGGTTTAGTAATTTTTGGGCTTGTTGGGATACTGGATATAAAATAACCGACTCTTTATCAGGATTTAGAATTTATCCTGTTTCTATACTAAATCTTCCATACAAAACTTCAAAATTTGATTGGGAAATGGAAGTTTTAGTAAGGCATGCTTGGGCTGGAAATGAGATAGTTGAAACAGTTATAGAGTGCTATTATCCAAAAGCCGAAGAGAGAGTTAGCCATTTTAGAAAATTTGAAGATACTATGGCTATTGTTTGGGTTCATGTACAAATGCTTCCAATAAAGTGGACAAATATGTTTTTAAATCTATTTAGAAGAAAAAATAAGTAA
- a CDS encoding YgiQ family radical SAM protein: protein MQNQNIKNSLENLPQNKFLPTTKDEMNARGWDELDVVLITGDAYIDSPFMGIAVVGRILESVGLRVGIIGQPDISSDVDIKRLGEPKLFWGVSGGSIDSMVSNYTATKKFRNDDDYTPGGKNNKRPDRATLVYTNLIRRYFKNTVPIVLGGIEASLRRLTHYDYWSNTLRKPILFDSKADYMIYGMGEQAIIDLGLFLKDGKDVRTISGLCYISKEPVNEYIKIPSHKECLSDKEKYIDLFRTFYDNNDPMYSKGLCQEVDGRYLIQNPPSRHLEENEMDKIASFPYQRDLHPYHAKDGKVKAIETIKFSIMTHHGCWGECNFCAIAAHQGRTIRTRSEQNILSEAKHFTTLKDFKGIISDVGGPTANMYGYECKKKINLGTCIDNKRCVDAHRLCRTMKIDHSRNIKLLRDIRAIPKVKKAFIASGIRYDFIAADKNHGKEYLKEIIDHHISGQMKIAPEHTSDEVLHHMGKPGKQTLIDFKRMFDELNKETGKKQFLTYYLIAAHPGCKESHMHELKQFTTHELKINPEQAQVFTPTPGTYSAVMYYTELDPFTKKKIFVEKDTLKKEKQKEIVVAKKSFCKTKQNSTFGMQG from the coding sequence CCGTGGTTGGGATGAGCTTGATGTTGTTTTAATCACTGGAGATGCTTATATAGATTCCCCTTTTATGGGAATTGCTGTTGTTGGAAGAATTTTAGAAAGTGTTGGATTAAGAGTTGGAATTATTGGACAACCAGATATTTCTAGTGATGTTGATATAAAAAGACTTGGTGAACCAAAACTATTTTGGGGAGTTAGTGGTGGAAGTATTGATTCTATGGTTTCAAATTATACTGCAACAAAAAAGTTTAGAAACGATGATGACTACACTCCAGGTGGAAAAAATAATAAGCGACCAGATAGGGCAACTTTAGTATATACAAATCTTATAAGAAGATATTTTAAAAATACAGTTCCTATTGTTTTAGGTGGGATTGAAGCAAGCCTTAGAAGACTTACTCATTATGACTATTGGTCAAATACTCTTAGAAAACCAATTTTATTTGACTCAAAAGCTGATTATATGATTTATGGAATGGGTGAACAAGCAATAATAGATTTAGGTCTTTTTCTAAAAGATGGTAAAGATGTAAGAACTATTTCTGGACTTTGTTATATCTCAAAAGAGCCTGTAAATGAATATATTAAAATTCCTTCACATAAAGAGTGTTTAAGTGACAAAGAGAAGTATATAGACCTTTTTAGAACATTTTATGACAATAATGACCCAATGTATTCAAAAGGTCTTTGTCAAGAAGTAGATGGAAGATATTTAATTCAAAATCCACCAAGCAGGCATTTAGAAGAAAATGAGATGGATAAAATTGCATCTTTTCCATATCAAAGAGATTTACATCCATATCATGCAAAAGATGGTAAAGTAAAAGCAATAGAGACTATAAAATTTTCAATTATGACTCATCATGGATGTTGGGGAGAGTGTAATTTTTGTGCAATTGCTGCTCATCAAGGAAGAACAATAAGAACAAGAAGTGAGCAAAATATTTTAAGTGAAGCCAAACATTTTACAACACTCAAAGATTTTAAAGGAATTATTTCAGATGTTGGAGGACCAACGGCAAATATGTACGGATATGAGTGCAAAAAGAAGATTAATCTTGGAACTTGTATAGATAATAAAAGATGTGTAGATGCCCATAGACTTTGTCGCACTATGAAGATAGACCATAGCAGAAATATAAAACTTTTAAGAGATATAAGAGCTATTCCAAAGGTTAAAAAAGCATTTATAGCTTCAGGTATTAGATATGACTTTATAGCTGCTGATAAAAATCATGGAAAAGAGTATTTAAAAGAGATAATAGACCATCACATTTCAGGACAGATGAAAATAGCTCCTGAGCATACAAGTGATGAAGTGCTTCACCATATGGGAAAACCAGGGAAGCAAACTCTTATTGATTTTAAAAGAATGTTTGATGAGTTAAATAAGGAAACTGGGAAAAAACAGTTTTTAACATACTATTTAATTGCAGCACATCCAGGGTGTAAAGAGAGCCATATGCACGAACTTAAACAATTTACTACCCATGAGCTTAAAATTAATCCAGAACAAGCTCAAGTTTTTACGCCAACTCCAGGAACTTATTCTGCTGTTATGTACTATACAGAGCTTGATCCTTTTACAAAGAAGAAAATATTTGTTGAAAAAGATACACTAAAAAAAGAGAAACAAAAAGAGATAGTAGTTGCAAAAAAAAGTTTTTGTAAAACAAAACAAAACTCTACTTTTGGAATGCAAGGTTAA